One Williamwhitmania sp. genomic window, GGTGGCTATGCTAATAAATCGTCCCTTCCCATACGATCCAGATACTGCAATAGGTTGGTGAGTAGCCTCCTCATAGGCAAGCACAGAATCGGTTCCGGCTGCGTTATCAAAGGGGTTCACTTCACCTGTGGTAGTCCAGTAAAGCGTGCGCCCCGAAAAGTGTGTATCACGAATATGGGAAACGGCTATGGTGGTTGGCATAAATTTCACGCCAAGCATAGTTGCGAGTGTTGAAGGGCCATCAACCAAAATGTTATTGCCCGACTTTATTGCCGTCAACATCGCCTGAGCTGCAGAATCGTCCAATGCCTTTGCTGTGGCAAAAGGAACAACCACAAGATTGTAACTGGCAAGCGTTCCTCCTTTAACATTACTATCAGGGATTTCGGTGTATCGCAGGCCGGAAATATTAAGAACCATTTTAAGTGAGGACAAGTCATTCTTTTCCTCCAAAGCAAGTGATGCAGTATCGTTGGGAAGCACAAATGCCACAGACGGAATTTGAGAAAGTCCTACGATTCGCTTTACAGGCTGCCGTTGAATACAACTAGTAATGCCAACCAAGGCTAATATTGCGAGAAACAGGAAATTACTGGTTGACTTACGGTTAGGTTTTTTCATAGAGGCGTTAGGCGAAAAAATGATGGAAGGCAAATATAGCGGCGAAAACAATGCGTTGAACCAAATAATAAAATACCCGAAATAGAACTCAACAATTTCTGTCAGGGCATTGTCTCAGATAGAATCCCCAACTTTACATAAATGGGGCGAACCTTGGTTTTTAACTTTCCTAACTTGCTAGCAAAAACCACACCGCCAATGATGCAGGCAACGCCACCAACCATAATGGTTATAGGAACATTGAACATAGTGGCCATGCTGCCAGCAAAAAAGCTACCAAATGGTGCAGTGCCCATGAAGGCCATCGCGTAAAAGCTCATTACGCGGCCACGCTTATCGTCGTCCACAATGGTTTGAATTATGGTATTACTGGCTGCCATCTGGAGCATCATACCCAAACCTACTACCACCATAAGAGCCATGGAGAGGAAGAGAAATCTCGAATAGGCAAAGGAGACGAGTCCCACGCCAAAAATAATGGAAGCTGTCGGGATAATTCTGCCAAGTCCCAGCACGCTGCGTCGCGAAGCCAAAAAAATGGCTCCGGTTAAGGCCCCAACACCCGAGGCCCCCATGAGGAACCCAAAGGTGTGTGCACCACCATGCAGTATCTCCTTGGCAAAAACGGGCATCAACACGGTGTAGGGCATACCCATGAAGCTCACCAGGGCAAGCAGCAGAATTATGTACTTAATAGGTGCAAAGCCAAAGGTATACTTAAAACCATCCTTGAGCGACTTGAATATGTTGCCTTTCCTTCGCTCCAACTTCGACAAATCGATGGTCATAAAGAGCAAGGAAACAATTACAAATAAGTAGCTCAACCCATTCAAAAAAAAGCAAGTTCCCTCTCCGGTGGTGGCAATGAGCACACCGGCTATGGAGGGTCCCAGCAGCCTAGCAGCATTCACCATAGATGAGTTGAGTGCAATGGCATTCCCCAAGTCCTCCTTCCTTCCCACCATGAGCACCAGCAGCGATTGTCGTGCGGGCGAATCAAATGCGTTTATCAAGCCCAACACTATGCTTAACGCAATAATTTCCCAGATTTGAATTATTCCCATGAAAAATAGGATAGACAAAGCAAACGCCTGCAGCATGGCCAAAACCTGTGTAGCAATAAGGATGTGGTAGCGATTCCAACGATCGACCAGCACCCCGGCGAATGGCGCAAGCAGAAAGGTGGGTATTTGTCCAGCAAAGCCAACAACTCCAAGCAAAAAGGTGGAACCGGTTAGCCGATAGACCAACCACGGTGTAGCAATTCGTTGAATCCAGGTTCCGATGAGCGACATGCTCTGTCCGCTGAAGTAGAGACGAAAGTTCTTATACTTTAACGAACGAAAAGTAACCTTTAGCCCTGAAGGCATGCTTGAGCGAAGCCGAGCATATCTCATTTACCAGTCAATATTTTAGGAAGAATTGCTACCAACACATCAACGAGTTGCATAACACATAACAATAAATGTTGCAACAAGCAGTATTCACTAATATCTTGACAAAATTAAAAATAAAGAACGTCCATTGCTGCTTAACAAAGCAGAATCAAGCAAATAAAAAGTATGGTTCACTAAAGTCAGCCATTAACTTTTAACCTTCTCAAATCGTCCATAGCAAACCCACGTAGGCGCTGGTAAAGCTATCGTTATCCAAGCTGTGACCTACGGAAAAGATGAAATGCGTTGTTGAGCTAAAGTTAATTGACCCTCCAACATTGAATGCAGTAGCTGACATACCGTCGATTGTATTGGCTGTGTGGTAGTAAAGCTCTCCACCAAGAGTTATCGTTGGCGAAAAATCGTACTGCACTTCCCAACCAGCAAAAAGCCAGTTTTTATTACCATCTCCGGGATTTATCCAGTAGCCAACGCCACCGTAGGTTGTGAGTTTACGCCACGATTTCTGAATCCACAGAGGAATATAGACTTGTGTTCGTCCGTTACTAAATTCCTGATTTTTCACCGTAGGCACCTCAACAATGGGAAAAACGCCAATCTGAGGTCTATCGTCCGACTCCTGTACAAAGCGATACTTCATGCCCAACTCTGTATATCCGTAACCGAAGTTCGTACCCTGATACCTAATGTAGCTGTAGTTCATTGGTAAAAGAAGGTGAACCTGAACATTTGGAACCAAGCCATAGTTTACCTCCACGTGAGGCGCGGTTCCCAACCACTCATTGCGCTGAAAGGTATTAATGGAGGCAATGTAGTATTCCCAATGCTTAAAATCGACAGGTTCTGGATCATCGGTATTGAATGGCGGACCAGCATAGCCAAGCGGGGCCAGAAGCAGCACAAACAGGCTGAATAAAAGAGAAAATATCCACTTTTTAAAAAACATGGCTCAGGATCTAAATTTCTTTGCAATTACAATATCGATGGACCATCGTCCACCACCGTAAATGAGAAGATAGACGAGGAGAACGGTCATGGCAAAATCGGTCCGGTATTCATGGGCCATGGGCCAAAATCCTTGACCAACCAGTATGGGCCATTTGGTAGTTACAAACGCAGTTGCCATAACAATAAGCAATGGAATGGATGCCAATCGAGTTATAAGGCCAAGAAGAATGAGTATTCCACAAACAATTTCAAACGATCCTGTGAAGTATGCCCAGAACGCCGGATGGCTAAACCCTATTTTCAGGAACCTTGCGGTACCATCCAGCATTGGAAAAAGAT contains:
- a CDS encoding DoxX family protein is translated as MKLSRDFRASMLLTGNSGGTILVRLVVGAIFLSEGIQKYLFPMLDGTARFLKIGFSHPAFWAYFTGSFEIVCGILILLGLITRLASIPLLIVMATAFVTTKWPILVGQGFWPMAHEYRTDFAMTVLLVYLLIYGGGRWSIDIVIAKKFRS
- a CDS encoding MFS transporter — translated: MRYARLRSSMPSGLKVTFRSLKYKNFRLYFSGQSMSLIGTWIQRIATPWLVYRLTGSTFLLGVVGFAGQIPTFLLAPFAGVLVDRWNRYHILIATQVLAMLQAFALSILFFMGIIQIWEIIALSIVLGLINAFDSPARQSLLVLMVGRKEDLGNAIALNSSMVNAARLLGPSIAGVLIATTGEGTCFFLNGLSYLFVIVSLLFMTIDLSKLERRKGNIFKSLKDGFKYTFGFAPIKYIILLLALVSFMGMPYTVLMPVFAKEILHGGAHTFGFLMGASGVGALTGAIFLASRRSVLGLGRIIPTASIIFGVGLVSFAYSRFLFLSMALMVVVGLGMMLQMAASNTIIQTIVDDDKRGRVMSFYAMAFMGTAPFGSFFAGSMATMFNVPITIMVGGVACIIGGVVFASKLGKLKTKVRPIYVKLGILSETMP